A segment of the Leptolyngbya sp. NIES-3755 genome:
CTATCATTATTCGGAGTCGTAATCACAAGCTTTCCACCCGGTTTCAGACTGCGTTTTGCTTCCTGAATAAAGTGTCTTGGATTTGCCAAATGTTCCATTACCTCGATCGCAAACATCCAGTCGATCGAGTAATCTTCACAAGGTAGCCCTGTCGTGGAGAGGTCGCGGATGTGGAATTCTACTGCCTCGATTTGGCTTGCCCCATCATCGACAATATCAACACTGATCAGTTTATCGATGCTCGATCGCTGTTGTAATCGTTTGAGCCAACCTCCAGAGCCTGAACCTGCATCTAGAACAGTTCCCGTGACTTGATCGCCGACCAAGTTCCATAAGCGATCGCGAATTGGCTCTGGTGAATAGCCATTTTCTCGTTGGCGGTAAGCTTCGGCACTATAGCCAACAACATTAGATCGTGTTGAATTCGATGATAACTGCATAAGTAAGACTCGATCGCTCTTGTGAATTAAACCGTTTCCACAACATCTGAGTTATAGTTCCGCCGCACGTATTCATGATACTTGTGTGCCAGATGTGTTCCAGGCTTGAGACAGTTCGCCACAATTCCTAAAACCGGACTACCAGACAGTTGCAAACCTCGCAGAGATTCAAGCAGCGCAGTTCGTCCAGTGTTTCCAAGTCCGACCACTAAAACACTCCCATCGGTTTGACCGGACAGAATCAAGCTATCGGAAAACCCTAAAACTGGAGGAGCATCATAGATCACCAAATCATAATGTTCTTTCAGTTCTTCCATGAGTTTCTTCATCTTGGCAGAAGAGAGCAATCGACTCGCATCCATCTGAGGTTTTCCAGCCGTTAGCACAAAGAGATTTTGTTCCATTGGCGATTGTTGAACCAAGT
Coding sequences within it:
- a CDS encoding unknown protein (similar to AA sequence:cyanobase_aa:alr5231), encoding MQLSSNSTRSNVVGYSAEAYRQRENGYSPEPIRDRLWNLVGDQVTGTVLDAGSGSGGWLKRLQQRSSIDKLISVDIVDDGASQIEAVEFHIRDLSTTGLPCEDYSIDWMFAIEVMEHLANPRHFIQEAKRSLKPGGKLVITTPNNDSLRSRISLLLRGYYPAFCDHDYQVAGHITPILEVDLQRMATEARFSDICFFYPLPGQIPGLSVRWQALLPNLQGKAWSDSLFAILTA